In the genome of Pusillimonas sp. T7-7, the window GCTCGAATCGTTGAAGAAAACCGTCTCCGATTGGCGGCCATTAGGGCGCCGTGCGCAACTCGAAGCGGCTATGCCCCTATTGGAAATTCTGGCTAAACACAAAACTGAGTACGCCGTCCTTTCCAGCTTGTTGCACGAGTATGGTCTGGAGATCAAATCAGATGCCTTGCGCCAAGCGCTATTACGCTGGCGCAAGCGTCAACACGTGACGCCAACTCAAACCTCTGTCTTGCCAGCAAGCCGTTCGGCGCAAATTGAATCTACTGCGGTTGATATCAAGAATGAGGAAGCCAGTCACGTCGAGTCTGGACAACAAACCGCGACCGACAAATTGATTGGATCATCCGGCCGATCAGGTCAGCCGTTTCAAGAGCGACTGAAAGAAATACGGGAGCAGCACATCGATTTGGATGAAATCGTGAGGGCGGGAAGAAAACTGGATCGACAGCGCTGAAACAAAAAAGGGGACGCCGAAGCGTCCTCTTTGTGTCGACCCCGAACAAGCTCTCTTTCTAGATACTCAAGGGTTTTAGTCACTGCATGGTCGTGCGCCTCCAGCACTTTGACATCTTTGCCGACCAAGGCCTGGATACTAATTGATTTGGGTGCCGAAAAGGTCAGATCGAGTGCAGCCCGCGCTTTACTATCCTTGCGGATTGACGTGGATAGTGCGATGTCGTCGCCTTGGCCTTGCCACTGCGCTGCGCCGCCTTCTTTGCTGTAATAGTCGTCTTTCTGGTCAGCGTAGTAGTGGCCGGCCTTGCCGGCATTACCCCTGTGTAGGGTCTGTAGGGAGATCATTTTCGCTCCATGGTGATGCGTCAAATCCGTCGGTACTCCATGCGGTAAGCACGGCTCTATCGGCCACTCTGCCGGCTCCACTGGCGCGGTGACCGTGTCGGGCGCGGGCTCGACCTGGACCAATGACGGCGACCTCCGTGTCGGCTACAGAGGCACCGGTACGCTTATCATTTCGGAGGGAGGCGTGGTCAACGCTGCGTGGGCATCGATCGCAAGCCGAAAAGGAACCGGTAGCGCAACAGTCGAGGGCGACGGATCGCAGTGGAACATCAACGGCGACCTGGTGGTGGGACAGGGTATTTCGGGTGTCGCCCAGGGGACGTTGACGATCTCGGATGGAGGGGTGGTTGTGGCCTCCGGGATGACCTACCTCGCCAATGCGTCTGAGGCATCAGGCGCAATCGCGCTGAACAGCAATGGCGTTCTTGCCACCAGCCTTGTCGCAAAGGGCCAAGGTTCCGGGACGCTCACCTTGGATGGTGGCATATTACGCGCCATCTCCGATGAGGCAGATTTCCTGCACAATTTCGATGCCGGCGACGTGACGATCGATGCGGGCGGAGCGCTCTTCGACACAAATGGGTTCAACATCGGCATCGGCACGGATCTAGAGGGCGACGGTAGGCTGGCCAAGATCGGTGAAGGTACGCTCATCACGACAGGCGGCATGAGTATCGGTGCAATGTTGGTCCAGAAAGGCGAACTGCAGGTGGCTGGTGGTACGAATCTTCTGAGTGGCACAGCTCGAGTGGACGCTGCCACAGGCGATCAGGCGAAAATGATCGTGGACGGACAAGACACGACGGTAGAGGCGAGCGCGCTCACAGTCGGCCATGCCCGCACTGGATAAACGCCGACCCAGTTAGGTGCGTGGGACGCGTTATAAGGCCTGTCATAAAAACTTCACCAGTTATGCATAGGCTTGCGCACAGAAAATGTGGATAAGCCCGTCCATGGCCTGGTGCAATGCGCTGCGCCTTGCTTGCTATATGTTGATTTGCGATGCCGTGGGGACGGAGGCATCCATGGGATGCTCGTCGGCTCCAGCGTTCCCAACAGCTTATCCATAGTCCGTATCAGCTTGGTCGCGAGGTCTAAATGAATTGGGTTGGCAGCTAAGGCATTGTCCGGGTTGGGCTGGGGCGCGGTCTGCATAGCGGCCTGTAGGCTTAAGACAAGCACCGGAAGGATGTCGTGCAGCGTGGCCGCTAGTGCGGTGACATGATCGGGGTGCGACGGTATGGCAGCAGGATGTGATGCGGTTCCCGGGGAAGACGTTTGCATATAAACGCGTGCTCCGTTAGAAGGTAGTTGGCAGAGTTCAGTTAAACACCGGTTTGATCACTGTCGCGACTGGAGCAATGATCAGCAGCAAGACGAACACAATGACGATCGTGTGCAGAACGGAGTGAACCTCCTGGACAATATCGCGTTCGAGCAGAGATGGAACGGCATGCCGGGGCAGTTTATGCAACAAGCGTTTCACCAGCGAGCTTCCCTTGTGGGTGGTTTGGGTGGACCCGATAGAAAAAATTGAGCACGCGCCCAGCTATTTACTTGGCAGCAGCGGCGACATGCCTTGGACTGGTGGCGGGCGTTGTGGAAAAGCCGAACTGCCAAACTGATTGCCCATGCGGTTGGAGGTGGCCGCTTGGTTAAACAAACCCAGCCGGTTGGGTGCCTGCTTGACGATTTCTTCGGAAGTCAGCTCAGGATTGCCGGATTGCCAGCTTTTTTGCGGAGATATTTGCTGGCTCAAACAATCGTAGGACAGGGCGCGATAGCCGCCCACTTCCACATCGACACAGGCGCTGGGCGGATCGGCGGGCAGGGCGGGTGAGCCGGCATCGGCCGCCCAAGCCGGAGTCGACAATAAACTGGCGGTACAGAGCGTGGCCAGAATGGTAAGGTGCATGGCGGCTCCAAAGGCATAAACGTTATCAAGTATACGTGTTGGGCCCGGCTGGTCGGATGACAGCTTTATGAAATTGCGCGGCTATTTTCATTGGTTGCTGTCATGGTTGCGTCATGGGCGGCTTCTAACATCGGGCGATAGTATACCGAGGCCGCCGGGTCCAGACTTATGACGTTCAAGCCTTGTGGTCTTTCCTTGTTTCGCTCCCATCACCTCAACGTCACGGCATATTACCGCCGGCTCCCGAGCCCGTATGGCCTTGTGAAGCTTTTGTGACATTTGTCCGCCTCGAATCCCCTCACACGTCTTAATACAAGAAGCGCGATGCGGGCATGTGGCCGGCATGGTGCGGCGGCGCTTTCAAGCGCCGCGCCGTTGTGTAGCAGCGGCCGTCGGATCCTGCCCTTGTTGGGTTGGGCGCCGACGGTTTTTTTCAGCCATCCCCTTGCGGACAGAGTCCATTCACATGTTTGACGTAGACAAGAAGTACAAGGCAGCAAAGGCTTACGCGATACGCATTGCGATGTGTTCCCTGGTTGGCCCGATGACACTGGTCGGTGGCCAGGCCATCGCGCAAGAGGCGAAGTCCCAGCAGGCTGTAGCCGCCGATGCGGCAGAGGCGGCCACACCGTCCGGCAGCGTCAACGTCAACGAATATATCGTGCGTGGCAATACGGTACTGCAGGCGCGTGATATTGAAAAGGCGGTTTACCCCTATCTGGGGCCGCAGCGCAGCCTAAAGGATATTGAAGCGGCGCGCGACGCCTTGCAAGCCATTTATCACGAGAAGGGCTATCAGTCTGTGTTCGTCGATCTGCCCGAGCAGCAGGTCGAAGGCGGCATCGTGTTCCTTCAGGTGTCCGAGACCAAAATCGGGCGCGTGAGGGTGACGGGCGCCGAACATTACTCGCCCCTGGCCATCCGCGACGATGTGCCGGCGCTTAGCGAAGGCACGGTGCCCGACTTCAACCAGGCGCAGGTGCAGCTGACCGAGCTTAACCGCAGCGCCAGCCGCCAAGTGGTGCCGCTCGTTAAAGAGGGCGCACTGCCGGGCACCATGGACGTGGACCTGAAGGTCGAGGACAAAAGCCCCTGGAACGCCAGCGTGGGTCTGAACAACGACTACAGCGCCGACACCGAGAAGCTGCGCGCCATGGTCACCATCGGCCATGACAACCTGTGGCAGCGCGGCGATGCGTTTTCGCTGACCTACTTCACCGCGCCCGAAGATCAGGATAACGCCAAGGTGTGGTCCGGTTCGTACACCCGGCGTCTGTCGGACCGCTGGAATCTGCAGTTCTCCGGCTTCAAGTCCGACAGCAATGTGGCCACGATCGGCGGCACCAATGTATTGGGCAAAGGCTATTCGTTCGGCATGTCCGCCATCTATTCGCTGGCGCCTTCGGGTAATTGGTACAACTCGGTGTCGGTCGGCCTGGACTACAAGGATTTCGACGAAAACGTGGTGTTTGGCGGCGATGCCGACACGGTGCCGATCCAGTATGTGCCCATCACCCTGTCATATAACGGCTACCGCTTTACCGAAACCTCGCAAAGCAGCTTCGGGTTAAGCGTGGTGGCCGCCAGCGATTCCTTCTTTGGCGTGGGCAGCGATGCCGACGAGTTCGATTACAAGCGCTATCGCGCCAAGCCCAGCTTTGCCCTGATTAAAGGCGACGCCAGCCACACGCACAGTTTCTTCGGCGATTGGCAACTGGGGCTGCGCGGCTCGTTCCAGGCCGCCTCGGGCCCGCTCGTGTCCAACGAGCAGTTCTCGGCCGGGGGCGCCACCAGCATCCGCGGCTACCTGGCCGCCGAGCGCACGGGCGACGATGGCGTGCTGGCCTCGATCGAGTGGCGCACGCCGTCGCTGTCGCGCTGGCTTGGGCCACACGTGAACGAATGGCGCTTTTATGCCTTTGCCGAATACGCCGCCTTGCGCCTGCAAGACCCCTTGCCGGAGCAGGAGTCCAGTTTCCGTCTGGGCAGCGTGGGCTTCGGTACCCGCCTGCAGGTGCTCGATTGGCTGAACGCCAGCGTGGACTGGGGCTATCCGCTTAAAGACGGCCCCAACACCACCAAACACGATCCGCGCATCAACTTCAGTCTGCGCGCCAGCTTCTAACCCTTTATCCATTTATTTGAAAGACCTCGGAGTATTTCGACCATGCAACGCTTATTGACATTAATGCTTGTCGTGTTGGCGGGCCTGCTGCCGGCGGCGGCCCACGCCTGGTGGCAGCCTGACTGGAATTACCGCAAGCAAATTTCGATCGACACGACGGCCGAAGGCGCTGCGATCGCCGAGAACGTGGGCCGCACGCCCATGCTGGTGCGCCTGCACACCGGCAACTTCGCTTTTGACGGCGTCAACGACAACGGGTCGGATATTCGTTTCGTGACAGCCGACGACACCATGGTGCTCAATCACCAGATCGAATCGTTCGATCCCCTGATGGGCATGGCGCTGATCTGGGTGGACATCCCCGATATCGTGGCCAGCCAGCGCCAGGACATCTGGATGTACTACGGCAACGAAGCGGCGCCCGCCACGGGCAACGGCCAGTTGACCTTCGATCCGAATTACACGGTGCTGTATCACTTTGATGGCGCCGCTGGCGCGCCGCCACGTGACACCACGGCTTATAGCAACCATGCGCAGACCCCGATTACGGCAGTGGTCGATGGCGTGGTGGGCAAGGCCGCTCAGTTCTCCGGCGTGGAGTCGCCTTTGATGCTGCCGTCCAGCCCGTCGCTGGCGCAGTCGGCCGCCGCCGCCTTTACATTCAGCGCCTGGGTGCGGGCTGACCAGCCTGCCGGCCAGCAACTGCTGTATGCGCGACGCGACGCGGGCAATGCCTTGCTGATCGGTCTGGATCAAGGCGTGCCGTTCGTGGAAGTCAACGGCCAGCGCAGCCAGCCCGGCCAGCCGGTCTCGCCCGGCGCCTGGCAGCATGTCGCGGTAACGGCCGATGGCAGCCAGGTCGTGTTGTATGTGCAGGGCCGTGCGACCGCCTCGCTGGCGACCAGTCTGCCCCCCTTGAGCACAGTGGCCGCGATCGGCGGTGATGTTCCCGGTTATGTGCCGGCCGCCCCAGTGGTCGAGGCCGCGCCGTCCGAGGACGGGGCTGCAGCCGAAGTCGATACGGGCGCTGAAGCGCCGGTGGCCGATACCGCCGCCGCGCCTGTGGTCGCCGCATCGCCCTTTACGCCTTTTGTCGGCGCGATCGACGAATTGCGTGTCTCCAAGGTGGCCCGTCCGGCAGCGCTGATCTTTGCCGACGCCATGGCGCAAGGCTCCGAATCGCGTCTGGTGGTCTACGGCGTGGATGAAGAACAGTCAGGTTTCGGTTTTGGCGCGCTGGGTTTCTTGTTCAGCGCCGTACCGTTGGATGCGTGGATTATCTTGGCCGTGCTGGCGTTCATGATGGTGCAGTCATGGATCATCATGGCCCGCAAGAGCCGCAACGCCGCCCGTTTGAACCAAGCCAACGGCCGGTTCCGCGAGGCCTTCTCCAAAGTGGGGCAGCGCCTTGAACTGCTGGCCGACGATAAGAACCTGGCGTCCAGCTTGAAGGATTCGTCCTTGTGGCGGCTGTATCAGGTGGCCATCAACGAAATCCGCACCCGCCGCGCCCAAGGCGTCGATACCAGCATGGTGTCGGTGGCGACCATTGAATCGATCCGCGCCTCGATGGACGCGGTGCGCACCCGCGAGAACCAGCAGCTTGGCGCCAAGTTGGGCATCTTGTCCAACGCGATTGCCGGCGGCCCCTACATCGGGCTGCTGGGCACGGTGCTGGGGATCATGGTGGTGTTCCTGGGCACCGCCATGGCCGGTGACGTCAACATCAACGCGATTGCTCCCGGTATGGCCGCCGCGCTGCTGGCCACCGCAGCCGGTCTTTTTGTGGCCATTCCCGCACTGTTTGGCTACAACCGCATCATTTCGCGCAATAAGGAAATCAGCGCGGACATGCGTGTGTTCGTCGACGAGTTCGTGACCCGCCTGGCCGAGGTGAGCGGTGCGGGCAATGAAGGCGCCGCTAAATCCAAATCGGGCAAGAAGGCCGCGCCCGCCCCGAGTGTCGATAGCGATCTGTCGCAGGCCCCAGTGGCCGGTACGGCGTAAGGAGAAACAACCATGGCTTCCCTAGCTTCCCGCGATGAAGACGATGACGACGCCGCCGTTGATGGCATCAATATCACGCCGCTGGTCGATGTGCTGATGGTGGTGCTGGTCATGTTCATCCTGACGGCCACCGCGCAGGTGTCTGGCATACAGGTGAACCTGCCCAAGGCCAGTTCCACCGTGTCGCTGGTCCAGCCCAAAACCAAGGCCATTTCCATCAACGAGGCCGGGCAGGTGTTTCTGGATGCGTATCCGGTCACGCTGCCCGAACTGGAGGACCGCTTGCGCACCGAAAAAGCGCTCAACCCGGAGTTTCCGGTCATTGTGCGGGGCGATGCGACTGTGCAGTACCAGAAAGTGGTGGAAGTGCTCGATCTGATGCGTCGCCTGGAGCTGTCTCAGGTGGGCCTGGTCACCGGCAAACCGAATTAAACCTTGACGTTGAAGAATCACATGTCGTCTAACACTCCCCAACCGCCAGAGTCGAACAAGCCGCAACGCGACGCTGGCCGGGACGATGCACCCGATCAGGGTCAGGCGCCCAGCCCTTGGCAGGCGGCTTCCGCGCCGTCGCGCCGCCAGTCGCTGGTCAAGGCAGGTATATGGGTGGCCGGGCTGACGGTTGTGGCGCTGCTGGGCTGGTTTATATACCAGTGGGCCAACGATATGGCGGGCATCAAGCGCGAAGCGCCCAAGCTGGCCACCATCATTCCGCTGCCTCCGCCGCCGCCTCCACCGCCCGAGCCTGAAAAGCCGCCCGAGCCCGAGGAACCCAAGGAAGAAGAGGTGGTCGAGCCTGAACCCGAGCCCGAACCCACGCCGATTGAAGAGCCCCAGCCCGAGGAAGAAGCGCCGCCGTCACCGTCCGACGACCTGGCCGACCCCATGCAGATCGATGGCGAGGCGCAAGCCGGCAGCGATGCCTTCAACATCGGCGCGGGCAGCGGTGGCGGCATGTCTGGCGGCGGAGGCGGGCGAGCTGGCAACGCCACCTACAGCCAGTACCTGGCCTACGTGTTCCAGCGCATTTTGCGCGACGACGAGCGTACGCGCAATCTGGTGTTTCGCCTGAATGCGGACATTTGGCTCACGGCAAGCGGCCAGATCACGCAGGTCAAGCTGACCAAATCGAGCGGCGATGCCGAGATCGACGAACTGGTGGTGGCGGCGCTGCGCGCGGTCGGTCAGCTCGACGAGCGCCCGCCCGGATCGCTCAGTATGCCCATTAGCGTGGCCTTCCAGGGCCGGCGCCCCAATTAACCCGCGGACCGTCATTCTTATGAACGCCCGATCCGTCACCCCATTAACAGTAGACCGCTACTACATATCCATTTGCGAGCAGGAGCAGTTTCAATCATGAATCAGCAACCCACCTTGACGTTTCGCCCCAGCCGGTTGACCGCCGCGCTCGCGTTGACGTTGGCGTTTGCGGCCGCACCGGTCGCGGCGCAATCGACGGCGCCCACCGATAACGCCACCATCAACCTGATCCGCCTGCTGGTCGAGCAAGGCGTGCTCAAGCAGGACCAGGCCGATGCGCTGGTCAAGCAGGCCGCCGCCGAAGCGGCGCAGGTCAAGACCGCGCAGGCCTCAGGCGGCGCGGCTCTGGCCCAGCCGGGAGACGTGCGCGTGCCCTATATCCCCGAGACCGTGCGCGATGAGATTCGCGACGAGGTCAAAACCGAAGTGATGGCGCAGGCCAAGGCCGAGAACTGGGCCCAGCCCAACACCTTCCCCGATTGGGTATCGCGCATCACCGTCGAAGGCGACGTGCGGGTGCGCGGCGAGTCGCGCATGTTCAATAGCAACAATAGCAACGAGATCATCGACTTTGCCGAGATGAACGCCACCGGTCCGTATGATGTCAACGCGAACTCGGTCAATAATCCCGGCTATCCGCCCATGCTCAACACACGCCGCGACCGGCGCAACCTGGCTCGTGTGCGGGCGCGCATCGGCATACGCGCCGATATATCCGAGCAATGGACGGCCGGCGTACGCTTGGCCACAGGCAGCGACGACAGCCCGGTGTCCACCACCCAGACATTGGGCGGTGGCATGGGTAAAAAAGATATCTGGCTGGATCAAGCCTACCTGACCTATCGTCCCACCGCGTGGGCGACGCTCACGGGCGGGCGCATTGGCAACCCCTTCATGTCCACCGACATGCTGTATTCGAACGACTTGAATTTCGATGGGGCGGCGGCGATCTTCAAACACCCATTGGCCGGCCGTGATGTGACCCTGTTCGGTACTTTGGGCGGCTTTGCCACCGAGTACGCCAATGGCCCATGGTCTTCATCGAATGACTGGACCGAAGGCGAAAGCGAAAACAAATGGCTGCTGGGCGGGCAGGTTGGCGCCGAGTGGAAGATCGACGCCAAGAACACCTTGACCGGTGCGTTGGCCTATTACCATTTCGACAATATCGCCGGTCAGCGCTCAAGTGCGTGTTCGCCATGGGCTTTTGGCGAAGGGTGCGATACCGACTGGTCGCGTCCGGCGTTCATGCAAAAGGGCAATACGCTTTTCCTGCTGCGCAATATCCAGGAGAATCCGGAGCTGGCTCCGGGTACAACGCCTCAGGAGCAGTATGTTGGCCTGGCCTCGGAATTCAATCTGCTTGACCTCAATCTGCGCTGGGATACGCGCGTGATGAATGGACTGGGCCTGCGCCTTAGCGGCAACTACGTGCGTAACCTCGCCTACGACGAGGACAAGATGTGGAGCCGTTCCGAAGGATGGATCGCCAACAACTTCAACGAAGACGGCAACTTCGAAAGCGGCGGCAACGCCTGGATGGTCCACGCCGCGCTGGGCAACAACTTCGACGTGCGCGACAAGGGCGACTGGCAGGTGTTTGCGGGCTACAAGTACATACAGCCCGATGCCATGCCCGACGGCTACAACGACTCGACCTTCCATCTGGGCGGCACCAACGCCAAGGGCTATTACCTGGGTGGCAGCTACGCGTTCGACAAGAACGTATACGGCTCGCTGCGCTACATCAGCTCCAGCGAAATTTATGGCGCGCCCTTGTCAATCGACATTGTGCAGGTCGAGGTCAACGCGCGGTTCTAACCGGCTGGGCCGGGCGGTGGCCGTGGCGCTTGCGCGTCACGGGCCTGTCATGCGCCCGGCCTATCATCGGCGCGTGCACGTGTGAAATTTTTGTGACATCAGGTGGGGTCGGCTTGTCTTATTCGTCTATACGGTAAAGGGCAGCGCCACATCCTTGCCATGATTTATCCGTAGGAAGCAGACATTGTGATCATTTTCGATAACACCAAAAAGCCCGCCATGCTAGTCCGTGTGTGGCGAGGCCTGTGGCGCCGATCCTCGCGGCAAACAGCCGATGCCTTTTCGCTGGCGCGTATGGGCGCCATGGGCGTGACGCTGGCGCTGGCGGTTCCCAATCTTGTTCTGGCGCAAAACCAGAGCATGGAAGAGCGGCTGCGTACCCAACTGCGCAGCACCACTCAGCAGTTGCAGTCGCTGCAAAGCCAGCAGGCGCAGGTCAATGCCGCCAAGACCGCCGCTGAAGCGCAGCGCGACGCCGCGCAAAAAGAGGTCGAGCAGCTACGCGATCAATTGGCCAAGGCTCAAGGGCAGGCCACCAAGCTGGCCAAGCAGCAGGACGCGATCGAGCAGGGCGCCCGCGAGCAAGTGGCGGCCAGCTACGCGCAGCGCGATCAATTCAAGAACGCCTACGACGAGCTGATCACGATCGCGCGCGCCACCGAAGCCAATCGCGCCACATTGCAGACGTCGCTGGCCCAGCGCGAGGCGGAGCTGACGCTGTGCTCGACCAAAAACCGTGAGCTCTACGACGCGGGCAAGGAAATCCTGGCCGCCTATGAAAGCTTCAGCACCGGCGACATGCTCAAGATCCGCCAGCCTTTTGCCGGCGGCGCCCGGGTCAAGTTCGAGGAACAGGCCCAGTTATACGGCGACAAGCTCTATAGCGGCCAGTTCGATGCGCGTCAGGCCGCGCCTGCGGCATCCAATGGCAGCGCCTCCTGAGCGCCGGCATCTAACGAAGCTTGGCCGCTCATTTCAGATTTTTAAAGGACACACCTCTTATGACTACCCCAGCACTCATCGAATCGGTCAGCATTGAACGCCTGACCGAGCTGCTGCAAAACGCGGGCTATCGCGTGACCGCCTCGGAACAAAACGGCCAGACCCAACTGCTGAGCGCTTCGCAAGGCATGGGATTTGCCGTGCGCGCGGGCAACCCGGCCGCTTTGGCCGACCACTTTGTCGATTACACCTTGAGCTGC includes:
- a CDS encoding relaxase domain-containing protein: MISLQTLHRGNAGKAGHYYADQKDDYYSKEGGAAQWQGQGDDIALSTSIRKDSKARAALDLTFSAPKSISIQALVGKDVKVLEAHDHAVTKTLEYLERELVRGRHKEDASASPFLFQRCRSSFLPALTISSKSMCCSRISFSRS
- a CDS encoding ShlB/FhaC/HecB family hemolysin secretion/activation protein; its protein translation is MFDVDKKYKAAKAYAIRIAMCSLVGPMTLVGGQAIAQEAKSQQAVAADAAEAATPSGSVNVNEYIVRGNTVLQARDIEKAVYPYLGPQRSLKDIEAARDALQAIYHEKGYQSVFVDLPEQQVEGGIVFLQVSETKIGRVRVTGAEHYSPLAIRDDVPALSEGTVPDFNQAQVQLTELNRSASRQVVPLVKEGALPGTMDVDLKVEDKSPWNASVGLNNDYSADTEKLRAMVTIGHDNLWQRGDAFSLTYFTAPEDQDNAKVWSGSYTRRLSDRWNLQFSGFKSDSNVATIGGTNVLGKGYSFGMSAIYSLAPSGNWYNSVSVGLDYKDFDENVVFGGDADTVPIQYVPITLSYNGYRFTETSQSSFGLSVVAASDSFFGVGSDADEFDYKRYRAKPSFALIKGDASHTHSFFGDWQLGLRGSFQAASGPLVSNEQFSAGGATSIRGYLAAERTGDDGVLASIEWRTPSLSRWLGPHVNEWRFYAFAEYAALRLQDPLPEQESSFRLGSVGFGTRLQVLDWLNASVDWGYPLKDGPNTTKHDPRINFSLRASF
- a CDS encoding DUF2341 domain-containing protein, with the translated sequence MQRLLTLMLVVLAGLLPAAAHAWWQPDWNYRKQISIDTTAEGAAIAENVGRTPMLVRLHTGNFAFDGVNDNGSDIRFVTADDTMVLNHQIESFDPLMGMALIWVDIPDIVASQRQDIWMYYGNEAAPATGNGQLTFDPNYTVLYHFDGAAGAPPRDTTAYSNHAQTPITAVVDGVVGKAAQFSGVESPLMLPSSPSLAQSAAAAFTFSAWVRADQPAGQQLLYARRDAGNALLIGLDQGVPFVEVNGQRSQPGQPVSPGAWQHVAVTADGSQVVLYVQGRATASLATSLPPLSTVAAIGGDVPGYVPAAPVVEAAPSEDGAAAEVDTGAEAPVADTAAAPVVAASPFTPFVGAIDELRVSKVARPAALIFADAMAQGSESRLVVYGVDEEQSGFGFGALGFLFSAVPLDAWIILAVLAFMMVQSWIIMARKSRNAARLNQANGRFREAFSKVGQRLELLADDKNLASSLKDSSLWRLYQVAINEIRTRRAQGVDTSMVSVATIESIRASMDAVRTRENQQLGAKLGILSNAIAGGPYIGLLGTVLGIMVVFLGTAMAGDVNINAIAPGMAAALLATAAGLFVAIPALFGYNRIISRNKEISADMRVFVDEFVTRLAEVSGAGNEGAAKSKSGKKAAPAPSVDSDLSQAPVAGTA
- a CDS encoding biopolymer transporter ExbD — encoded protein: MASLASRDEDDDDAAVDGINITPLVDVLMVVLVMFILTATAQVSGIQVNLPKASSTVSLVQPKTKAISINEAGQVFLDAYPVTLPELEDRLRTEKALNPEFPVIVRGDATVQYQKVVEVLDLMRRLELSQVGLVTGKPN
- a CDS encoding TonB family protein; this encodes MSSNTPQPPESNKPQRDAGRDDAPDQGQAPSPWQAASAPSRRQSLVKAGIWVAGLTVVALLGWFIYQWANDMAGIKREAPKLATIIPLPPPPPPPPEPEKPPEPEEPKEEEVVEPEPEPEPTPIEEPQPEEEAPPSPSDDLADPMQIDGEAQAGSDAFNIGAGSGGGMSGGGGGRAGNATYSQYLAYVFQRILRDDERTRNLVFRLNADIWLTASGQITQVKLTKSSGDAEIDELVVAALRAVGQLDERPPGSLSMPISVAFQGRRPN
- a CDS encoding putative porin, which encodes MNQQPTLTFRPSRLTAALALTLAFAAAPVAAQSTAPTDNATINLIRLLVEQGVLKQDQADALVKQAAAEAAQVKTAQASGGAALAQPGDVRVPYIPETVRDEIRDEVKTEVMAQAKAENWAQPNTFPDWVSRITVEGDVRVRGESRMFNSNNSNEIIDFAEMNATGPYDVNANSVNNPGYPPMLNTRRDRRNLARVRARIGIRADISEQWTAGVRLATGSDDSPVSTTQTLGGGMGKKDIWLDQAYLTYRPTAWATLTGGRIGNPFMSTDMLYSNDLNFDGAAAIFKHPLAGRDVTLFGTLGGFATEYANGPWSSSNDWTEGESENKWLLGGQVGAEWKIDAKNTLTGALAYYHFDNIAGQRSSACSPWAFGEGCDTDWSRPAFMQKGNTLFLLRNIQENPELAPGTTPQEQYVGLASEFNLLDLNLRWDTRVMNGLGLRLSGNYVRNLAYDEDKMWSRSEGWIANNFNEDGNFESGGNAWMVHAALGNNFDVRDKGDWQVFAGYKYIQPDAMPDGYNDSTFHLGGTNAKGYYLGGSYAFDKNVYGSLRYISSSEIYGAPLSIDIVQVEVNARF